The Colias croceus chromosome 23, ilColCroc2.1 genome window below encodes:
- the LOC123702552 gene encoding U4/U6.U5 small nuclear ribonucleoprotein 27 kDa protein, whose product MGRSPSPRRRDRDERRDRRDRDRRRPRTRSRSRSLERRRRSPERERRRSPSPRRRRSRSISPTPTTSFVPKGKKSYVERPIVTPADLEGKTPEEQEMLKVMGFCGFDTTKGKKVDGNVEGEVHVVLKRKYRQYMNRKGGFNRPLDFVA is encoded by the coding sequence ATGGGCCGGTCGCCTAGTCCCCGTCGGCGTGACCGTGACGAAAGACGGGACCGTCGTGATCGCGACAGGCGCAGACCGCGCACACGGTCACGATCGCGGTCACTAGAACGCCGCAGACGGTCACCAGAACGGGAAAGACGGCGGTCACCATCGCCACGGCGGCGTCGATCCCGCTCAATATCTCCTACACCAACGACTTCCTTCGTACCTAAAGGAAAGAAAAGTTACGTCGAACGGCCCATAGTCACGCCGGCGGATTTGGAGGGAAAAACGCCGGAAGAACAGGAAATGCTAAAGGTAATGGGTTTCTGCGGCTTCGACACTACGAAAGGCAAAAAAGTAGATGGTAACGTTGAAGGTGAGGTGCACGTCGTCTTAAAACGTAAGTACAGGCAGTATATGAATAGGAAAGGTGGCTTCAACAGGCCCTTGGATTTTGTGGCGTAA